From the genome of Bradyrhizobium elkanii USDA 76, one region includes:
- a CDS encoding transposase: protein MAIEPLLDVRNAMRVKKALLDRQLSQMARKDEVCRRLMTVSGVGTIVSRSFKATIDDHARFKDPRAAAHLGLTPRAYQSGEIDPSGNICKCGDKLMRHALYEAANSHLRIAKKWSVLRA, encoded by the coding sequence TTGGCAATCGAACCCTTACTCGACGTGCGTAACGCTATGCGAGTGAAGAAGGCTTTATTGGACCGGCAGCTTTCGCAAATGGCGCGTAAGGATGAGGTCTGCAGGCGTTTGATGACAGTCTCGGGCGTGGGCACAATCGTGAGCCGGTCCTTCAAGGCGACGATTGACGATCATGCACGGTTCAAGGACCCGAGGGCCGCGGCGCACTTGGGACTGACGCCTCGCGCCTATCAGTCTGGCGAGATCGACCCATCCGGCAATATCTGCAAGTGCGGTGATAAGCTGATGCGCCACGCTCTCTACGAAGCTGCGAACTCGCATCTTCGGATCGCGAAGAAGTGGTCCGTTCTGCGCGCATAG
- a CDS encoding DUF736 domain-containing protein, with product MATIGTFTASDTGYTGSIKTLTLNIKAKLVAAEKDNDKAPDYRIFAGATEFGAAWKKTARDSEREYLSLKLDDPSFPAPIYASLVKVEGEEGFSLIWSRRNGD from the coding sequence ATGGCGACCATCGGCACTTTCACCGCTTCCGACACCGGCTACACCGGTTCGATCAAGACGCTGACGCTCAACATCAAGGCCAAGCTCGTCGCAGCCGAGAAGGACAACGACAAGGCTCCCGACTACCGCATCTTCGCGGGCGCAACCGAGTTCGGCGCGGCCTGGAAGAAGACCGCCCGCGACAGCGAGCGCGAATATCTCTCGCTCAAGCTCGACGATCCGAGCTTCCCGGCCCCGATCTACGCCTCGCTGGTGAAGGTCGAAGGCGAGGAAGGATTCAGCCTGATCTGGTCGCGCCGCAACGGCGACTGA
- a CDS encoding transposase, whose translation MFSILHQPPANFGVNRTTWKMADLVHAMREKGQPTCEDVIRAIVKGAGYRWRKARIVLTSNDPDFSQKLQRIRSILADLKAREAFFSIDEFGPFAVKAQPGRMLIGPGEQHFVAQWQQSKGSIIVTAAIELASNQVTHFYSLKKNTDEMIRMLDALVAKYGDRTKLYLSWDAASWHVSKRLFEHIDAHNASIGSNGPQIDTAPLPARAQFLNVIESVFSGMARAIIHNSNYGSIDEAKAAIDRYFCERNAHFKGNPRRAGGKLWGKEREPTEFSPSNNCKDPRFG comes from the coding sequence TTGTTCAGCATCCTGCACCAGCCGCCAGCCAATTTCGGCGTCAACCGTACAACTTGGAAAATGGCTGATCTGGTGCATGCGATGCGCGAGAAAGGGCAGCCAACCTGCGAAGATGTAATCCGCGCGATCGTGAAAGGTGCCGGCTACCGCTGGCGCAAGGCGCGGATCGTTCTGACCTCCAACGATCCCGATTTCTCGCAGAAGCTCCAACGTATCCGTTCCATCCTCGCCGATCTCAAGGCCAGGGAAGCCTTCTTCTCGATAGACGAATTCGGCCCCTTTGCGGTCAAGGCACAACCTGGACGCATGCTGATCGGTCCCGGCGAACAACATTTTGTAGCGCAATGGCAGCAATCGAAGGGCTCAATCATTGTCACCGCCGCCATTGAGTTGGCATCCAACCAGGTCACCCATTTCTACAGCCTAAAGAAGAACACCGACGAAATGATCCGCATGCTGGACGCACTCGTTGCCAAGTACGGCGATCGCACCAAGCTTTATCTTTCTTGGGATGCTGCCTCCTGGCACGTCTCTAAGAGGCTGTTCGAACATATCGATGCCCATAACGCCAGTATTGGGAGCAACGGCCCACAGATTGACACGGCACCGCTTCCGGCCCGCGCGCAGTTTCTCAACGTGATCGAGTCGGTCTTCAGCGGCATGGCTCGGGCCATCATTCACAACAGCAACTATGGATCGATCGACGAGGCTAAAGCGGCTATCGACCGATACTTTTGCGAACGCAATGCTCACTTCAAGGGCAATCCACGGCGCGCGGGCGGCAAGCTCTGGGGCAAGGAACGGGAGCCGACCGAGTTCTCTCCTTCAAACAACTGCAAAGACCCTCGGTTTGGATAA
- a CDS encoding helix-turn-helix domain-containing protein, with amino-acid sequence MPWKSNTLLEARSEFVQLALAPDANVPSLCRRFNISRQTGYRTLERYRIAGARGLESQSRRPHHTPHRCPEAIETAVLTVRADHPTWGGRKIASHLR; translated from the coding sequence ATGCCTTGGAAGTCAAACACGCTTCTCGAGGCCCGTAGCGAATTCGTGCAACTGGCGCTCGCCCCGGATGCCAACGTTCCGAGCCTCTGTCGGCGCTTCAATATCAGCCGGCAGACGGGCTATCGAACGCTGGAACGTTATCGGATAGCCGGCGCGAGAGGCCTGGAGAGCCAATCACGACGGCCGCACCATACGCCCCATCGCTGTCCGGAGGCTATCGAAACGGCCGTTCTAACCGTGCGCGCCGACCACCCAACCTGGGGCGGACGAAAAATAGCATCCCATCTTCGATAA
- a CDS encoding amino acid synthesis family protein: MTIRKTVTLIEEIHSEYGAPATPPLRRIAIAAVFDNPLAGASAGADLKPLIEYSLELGASLARTALATLGASPAQLRAYTKAALIGIGGDLEHGAAMIHPRLGMAMRRAIKRGRVNIPGHAKVGLPGTSVDLIYGPLDEGWDLDAFDSTPVLIHDAPRPHEIVLWIGYATGPRVNARCKGPDQREVDKLVASFGSNL, encoded by the coding sequence ATGACCATCCGTAAGACCGTCACTCTCATCGAGGAGATCCACAGCGAGTACGGCGCGCCCGCCACTCCTCCGCTGCGACGCATTGCGATTGCCGCGGTGTTCGATAACCCGCTCGCTGGCGCGTCGGCCGGTGCCGATCTCAAGCCCCTGATCGAATACTCGCTCGAGCTTGGGGCTTCGCTCGCCAGGACGGCGCTGGCGACACTTGGCGCGAGCCCAGCGCAGTTGCGCGCCTACACCAAGGCGGCGCTGATAGGCATCGGAGGAGATCTCGAGCATGGCGCCGCGATGATACATCCGAGGCTCGGCATGGCGATGCGTCGCGCGATCAAACGCGGTCGCGTTAATATTCCAGGCCACGCCAAAGTAGGTCTGCCGGGCACGAGCGTCGATCTGATCTATGGGCCCTTGGACGAGGGTTGGGACCTCGATGCCTTTGACTCGACCCCGGTGCTCATCCACGACGCGCCGCGGCCGCACGAGATCGTACTATGGATCGGCTACGCCACCGGTCCGCGCGTCAACGCTCGCTGCAAGGGTCCGGATCAGAGGGAAGTCGACAAACTCGTCGCATCCTTCGGCAGCAACCTATAG
- a CDS encoding glutathione S-transferase family protein — MTHLTLYSHPQSGHAHRVELLLSMLDLSYRLRDVDLAKRAHRTPEFLRLNPLGEVPVLVDGERPLAESNSILIYLARRENRTDWLPLDPVGLASVATWLSRAADKLASGIAKARSIKLFGLQSDLSEAQRLGVRLLKSIDAHLRTQPYLAGANPTIGDLAIYSYAALSDEAGIELSNFRRVVDWITRIESLPKFVPLRRAAFVPWSG, encoded by the coding sequence ATGACCCATCTCACGCTCTATAGTCATCCACAATCCGGCCACGCGCACAGGGTAGAACTCCTGCTTTCGATGCTAGACTTGAGCTACCGACTGCGTGACGTCGATCTGGCCAAACGCGCCCATCGCACTCCGGAATTCCTACGATTGAATCCTCTTGGCGAGGTGCCCGTGTTGGTAGACGGCGAGCGGCCACTCGCCGAGTCCAATTCGATCCTGATCTATCTAGCACGGCGAGAGAACAGGACTGATTGGCTTCCCCTTGATCCGGTCGGCTTGGCAAGTGTCGCGACCTGGCTCAGCCGTGCCGCAGACAAGCTTGCTTCCGGAATAGCAAAGGCGCGCAGCATCAAGCTGTTCGGCTTGCAATCCGATTTGTCGGAGGCCCAGAGGCTCGGAGTCCGACTCCTTAAGTCCATTGACGCCCATCTAAGAACCCAGCCCTATTTGGCGGGCGCGAACCCGACGATAGGAGATCTTGCTATCTACAGCTACGCTGCGCTTTCAGACGAAGCCGGCATAGAGCTGTCCAATTTCCGGCGCGTTGTGGACTGGATAACTCGGATTGAGTCCCTACCGAAATTCGTTCCGCTGCGACGCGCAGCTTTCGTTCCGTGGTCCGGATAG
- a CDS encoding saccharopine dehydrogenase NADP-binding domain-containing protein, translating into MFNVRKPAVVAIYGASGHTAQLIARDLHRRGIRARLGARAANAGSATTLSYEFVVFDLSNEAGLTSFLEGVEVLVNCAGPFGATAPVLAGAAVQRGIHYVDITGEPPVIEDLCKELHDSAIAANSYIIPATGFFGALPDLLATAALGAVPDAERVKIAYYLSSWKMTRGSGLAAAGLRGRQFRFEQGEVIKTEGPPVMSRHSFPAAVGDVSVIDHYPAPEIILLPRHLGVQEVKAVMSAATFANSKSEREGFDSTDFLIEAEVAGATVTKRAVATGRDIYGVTAPIVGETVDRLLRLQTGGGGVVTSAEIFSSSEFLGSIAGWFTSLQIAGNPIRPK; encoded by the coding sequence ATGTTCAACGTGAGGAAACCAGCAGTCGTCGCAATCTATGGAGCTTCCGGACATACGGCCCAGCTGATTGCCCGTGATCTCCACCGGCGCGGGATACGGGCCCGACTGGGCGCGCGCGCGGCGAATGCTGGATCTGCAACTACGTTGAGCTATGAATTTGTCGTGTTTGATCTGTCGAACGAGGCGGGTCTAACGTCTTTTCTGGAAGGGGTTGAAGTTCTCGTTAATTGTGCCGGGCCATTTGGAGCGACAGCGCCAGTCCTTGCCGGAGCGGCTGTGCAGCGGGGAATTCATTACGTCGACATAACCGGTGAGCCGCCAGTGATTGAGGACCTCTGCAAAGAGCTGCATGACTCCGCAATTGCTGCCAATAGCTACATCATCCCGGCAACCGGTTTTTTCGGCGCGCTTCCGGACCTCCTTGCAACTGCCGCTCTGGGAGCAGTGCCTGACGCAGAACGGGTCAAGATCGCCTATTATCTGAGTTCCTGGAAGATGACGCGCGGCTCCGGGCTCGCTGCCGCAGGGCTTCGCGGGCGGCAATTCCGGTTTGAGCAAGGCGAAGTCATCAAGACTGAAGGTCCGCCGGTGATGTCACGCCATTCTTTTCCTGCGGCGGTGGGGGATGTCTCGGTTATCGATCACTATCCGGCCCCGGAGATCATCCTGTTGCCGCGGCATTTGGGCGTGCAGGAGGTCAAGGCTGTGATGAGTGCAGCAACTTTTGCTAATAGCAAGTCGGAGCGCGAGGGCTTCGACAGTACTGATTTTCTGATTGAGGCAGAAGTGGCAGGCGCCACGGTCACAAAGCGCGCGGTGGCGACCGGCCGCGATATCTATGGAGTCACGGCGCCTATCGTGGGAGAAACGGTCGATCGTCTGCTTCGGCTTCAAACTGGAGGCGGCGGTGTCGTCACATCGGCTGAAATTTTCTCGTCTTCGGAATTCTTGGGCTCAATCGCCGGCTGGTTTACGAGCCTGCAGATCGCGGGGAATCCGATACGTCCAAAATGA
- a CDS encoding TetR/AcrR family transcriptional regulator has protein sequence MSSPQKRGLAVRDKILNTADELFYREGIRAIGVDTIVERSGVAKTSLYRWFPTKDDLIAAFLQRRDTLFWAQWDKSAEKHQGDPRAELLAQLRWISQYVANPGYRGCPFQIAATEFPDLGHASRAICIGNKQELRRRLIDLVRKIGVDEPGTVADQLLLLIDGAFINTLLFAKSGPAKHLVKAGEHLIGASA, from the coding sequence ATGTCATCTCCCCAGAAGCGCGGGCTTGCGGTTCGCGACAAGATCCTGAATACCGCCGATGAGCTGTTTTACCGCGAGGGCATTCGCGCGATCGGCGTCGATACCATCGTTGAGAGATCGGGAGTGGCGAAGACCAGCCTTTACCGCTGGTTTCCGACCAAGGACGACCTAATCGCCGCCTTTCTGCAGCGACGAGATACGCTGTTTTGGGCGCAATGGGACAAGAGCGCTGAGAAACATCAAGGCGACCCGAGGGCAGAACTGCTGGCGCAGCTGCGGTGGATCAGTCAATACGTCGCCAACCCGGGGTACCGCGGCTGCCCGTTCCAGATCGCCGCGACGGAATTCCCGGACCTCGGCCATGCCAGCCGGGCGATCTGCATCGGCAACAAGCAGGAACTCAGACGACGATTGATCGACCTTGTGCGGAAAATTGGCGTCGATGAACCTGGAACGGTCGCCGATCAGCTCCTTCTGCTTATCGATGGCGCTTTCATCAATACCCTGCTGTTTGCCAAATCGGGGCCGGCGAAGCATCTCGTCAAGGCAGGCGAGCACTTGATCGGCGCTTCCGCGTGA
- a CDS encoding ester cyclase, with translation MLTTTPMTIDHQPSTPTIDEMKRIVSELARVKSEQDIEAALAIYHPEGILQSPPMGARSRGADELRRSLEIFFKFAPDYSVQLTGQAADGDTLCSWGTISFTPAYTFRGEKPNGARVTTPVFILFRFKDRKIVWESFHFDLADVAHQASVPAEAYRRS, from the coding sequence ATGCTGACGACCACACCGATGACTATCGATCACCAACCGAGTACTCCGACCATCGATGAAATGAAGCGGATTGTTTCGGAGCTCGCGCGAGTGAAAAGCGAGCAAGATATTGAGGCGGCGCTCGCGATCTACCACCCGGAGGGGATTCTTCAATCGCCGCCCATGGGCGCCCGTTCTCGGGGAGCCGACGAACTCCGCCGCAGTCTCGAGATCTTTTTCAAGTTTGCGCCGGACTATTCGGTGCAGCTGACCGGACAGGCAGCAGACGGCGATACGCTCTGCAGCTGGGGCACGATCAGCTTCACGCCTGCCTACACCTTTCGCGGGGAGAAGCCGAACGGCGCCCGCGTGACCACGCCAGTCTTTATCCTGTTCCGGTTCAAGGATCGAAAGATTGTGTGGGAGTCTTTCCACTTCGATCTGGCGGATGTGGCTCACCAGGCGAGTGTCCCCGCTGAAGCTTACCGGCGGTCGTAA
- a CDS encoding NADP-dependent oxidoreductase: MPETQLMMHAIQQNEWGGVDRLKLVEMSRPIPLPTEVLVKVKAAGINPVDVYTAQGKAYMRALNLPYVPGWDVAGIVEQVGYGTTRFKVGDEVFGMPWFPRAASAYAEYLVAPARHLALKPKQLSFEQAAALPLAGLTAWEMLVDIANVGRGDRVLINGAGGGVGHLAVQIAKARGAHVVAVASGAKHGFLRELGADATIDYTTGAVSDHVDDADVVIELVGGEICLQMLKTLRSGGLLISAQSAWAPQLKNEAEKLGVRTSWYLVEPNHVGLEALAQMAEQGSLRVEVTASYPLENAVEAMERVAGRRSTGKVVLTV, encoded by the coding sequence TTGCCCGAGACCCAGTTGATGATGCACGCCATCCAGCAGAATGAGTGGGGAGGTGTGGACCGGCTGAAACTTGTCGAAATGTCTCGCCCCATCCCTTTGCCGACAGAGGTGTTGGTCAAGGTGAAGGCGGCGGGAATCAATCCAGTCGACGTCTACACCGCGCAAGGCAAGGCCTACATGCGCGCGCTCAATCTTCCCTACGTTCCCGGGTGGGACGTCGCCGGTATTGTCGAGCAGGTGGGATACGGCACCACCCGCTTCAAGGTCGGCGATGAAGTTTTTGGGATGCCCTGGTTTCCGCGGGCAGCAAGCGCATACGCCGAATATCTGGTAGCACCGGCTCGGCATCTTGCGCTCAAACCGAAGCAGCTCAGCTTCGAGCAGGCCGCCGCACTTCCGCTTGCCGGGCTCACGGCATGGGAAATGTTGGTTGACATTGCCAACGTCGGACGTGGCGACAGGGTGCTGATCAATGGCGCAGGAGGCGGCGTAGGTCATCTCGCGGTTCAGATCGCCAAAGCGCGGGGCGCTCACGTCGTCGCCGTGGCAAGTGGCGCAAAGCATGGGTTTCTTCGAGAGCTTGGAGCTGATGCAACGATCGACTACACGACCGGCGCGGTTTCCGATCACGTCGATGATGCTGACGTGGTAATCGAGCTCGTCGGGGGTGAAATCTGCCTGCAGATGCTCAAGACGCTGCGCAGCGGCGGGCTGCTTATCAGCGCGCAGTCGGCGTGGGCGCCGCAGCTCAAGAACGAAGCCGAGAAGCTTGGGGTCAGAACCTCCTGGTATCTTGTCGAGCCTAACCATGTCGGTTTGGAAGCGCTGGCGCAAATGGCCGAGCAAGGTTCACTGAGGGTCGAAGTGACCGCGAGCTATCCGCTGGAGAACGCAGTCGAAGCCATGGAGCGAGTCGCTGGACGGCGGTCGACCGGAAAGGTCGTGCTGACCGTTTGA
- a CDS encoding isocitrate lyase/PEP mutase family protein, with amino-acid sequence MKTKDARSLAERFAQLHRGSNPLVLVNAWDAWSANVCEAAGHQAVATSSFSIAESLGFKDGQNVPLALLLAAVETISRSVSVPITVDFEAGFGDTPQQIGDAVGRVIEAGAIGINIEDGLSRGERVLVNAEQHCEKIAQALAAANQRGLPLFINARFDGVLLEKKQTDTLINEAIRRARLYQTAGASGLFVPGLTELPLIQRLARSIDLPLNIMMMPGGPSVAELASAGVSRVSLGPWPFEYVRRVFRRTVTEFADQSSAFFA; translated from the coding sequence ATGAAGACAAAGGACGCGAGGAGCCTGGCCGAGAGGTTCGCGCAACTGCATCGGGGGAGCAATCCGCTGGTTCTGGTGAATGCCTGGGATGCCTGGTCAGCGAATGTCTGTGAGGCCGCGGGCCATCAGGCGGTTGCGACGAGCAGCTTCTCGATTGCGGAATCACTAGGGTTCAAGGATGGACAGAATGTACCACTTGCACTGCTGCTCGCCGCTGTCGAGACGATCAGCCGCTCGGTATCGGTTCCGATAACGGTCGATTTCGAGGCGGGCTTCGGTGATACGCCGCAGCAGATCGGTGATGCCGTGGGGCGCGTAATCGAAGCGGGGGCGATCGGTATCAATATCGAGGACGGACTGTCACGAGGCGAACGCGTTCTGGTGAACGCCGAACAGCACTGTGAAAAGATCGCGCAGGCGCTAGCCGCGGCCAACCAGCGCGGTCTACCCTTGTTCATCAACGCTCGCTTTGATGGAGTCTTGCTCGAAAAGAAGCAGACAGACACCCTGATTAATGAAGCGATCAGGCGCGCCAGGCTTTATCAGACGGCAGGCGCAAGCGGACTTTTCGTACCCGGATTGACAGAGCTACCGCTCATCCAAAGGCTTGCCCGCTCGATCGACCTGCCCTTGAACATCATGATGATGCCGGGCGGCCCGTCCGTAGCCGAACTCGCATCTGCGGGTGTCTCGAGGGTAAGCCTTGGTCCCTGGCCGTTCGAATATGTCAGACGGGTGTTTCGGCGAACCGTCACGGAATTTGCGGACCAGTCTTCCGCCTTCTTCGCCTGA
- a CDS encoding glutathione S-transferase family protein, protein MDRFYFTSFSCSIASLALLIECQHVFEPVRLQMTAEGAGEESFAALSPLRQVPVLHAGATVVRETGAIFEYLSLQHRGSACFARTADERIAALHWIGFLGGTVHPLFRLLFRPDRFIGNEEQDQGSARAQTRQYLLRVLVVIESHLAQRDWVLDRRTAIDFYLFVFTRWVGLLRIPLSPALKDFHHRVESLPAMQLALAIESR, encoded by the coding sequence ATGGACAGGTTCTATTTCACCAGCTTCTCGTGCTCGATTGCGTCACTGGCGCTATTGATCGAGTGTCAGCATGTTTTCGAGCCGGTTCGACTGCAGATGACCGCGGAAGGCGCGGGCGAGGAGAGCTTTGCCGCTCTCAGTCCGCTTCGACAGGTGCCGGTTCTTCATGCCGGGGCTACCGTCGTGCGAGAGACTGGAGCGATCTTTGAGTACCTCTCACTCCAGCACAGGGGCTCAGCGTGCTTCGCGCGAACGGCTGACGAGCGGATCGCCGCGCTGCACTGGATCGGGTTTCTGGGCGGAACAGTGCATCCGCTCTTCAGGCTGTTGTTCAGGCCTGACCGGTTCATCGGCAACGAGGAGCAGGATCAGGGGAGCGCGCGGGCGCAGACGCGGCAATACCTTCTCCGCGTTCTTGTGGTGATCGAAAGCCATTTGGCGCAACGTGATTGGGTTCTGGATCGCAGGACGGCCATCGACTTCTACCTGTTTGTCTTCACGAGATGGGTCGGATTGCTTCGCATCCCGCTCAGCCCGGCTTTGAAGGATTTTCATCATCGGGTGGAATCGCTGCCCGCAATGCAGTTGGCGCTTGCCATCGAATCAAGGTGA
- a CDS encoding alpha/beta hydrolase gives MRKQNFVLVHGAWHGGWCWSRTVDCLNPYNEFAVFAPTLTGLGERGHLTSPIPTLDTHIEDIVRVITYNDLHDVVLVGHSYAGMVVTGVADFLGPRLKHIVYLDAAVPEEGDDFASHAPGTTAEEAAKKREWFMSLAKDGVWIGPPDPNLAGVSEPTDVDWLKRMLTPHPVATWLQPVRLRNGGAAGIPKTYILATNPAAEIMGYPRQAERAKRGGDWRFRSIDCGHDTMVVRPKETAELLVEAATA, from the coding sequence ATGCGTAAGCAGAACTTTGTTCTTGTGCACGGCGCCTGGCATGGCGGGTGGTGCTGGAGCCGAACCGTCGACTGCTTGAATCCATACAACGAATTTGCAGTGTTTGCGCCAACGCTGACTGGTCTGGGCGAACGGGGGCATCTGACATCGCCGATACCCACCTTGGATACCCATATCGAGGACATTGTTCGTGTAATCACCTACAATGATTTGCACGACGTGGTCCTGGTCGGCCATTCTTATGCCGGCATGGTAGTGACAGGGGTTGCGGATTTCCTTGGTCCACGCCTAAAGCACATCGTCTATCTCGATGCTGCGGTACCAGAAGAAGGGGATGACTTCGCATCACATGCTCCTGGAACAACGGCGGAAGAGGCCGCGAAGAAGCGCGAGTGGTTCATGTCACTTGCCAAAGACGGCGTGTGGATCGGGCCGCCCGATCCCAACCTGGCCGGCGTCAGCGAGCCGACCGACGTCGATTGGCTGAAGCGGATGTTGACGCCGCATCCGGTTGCGACGTGGTTGCAACCGGTACGGCTGCGGAACGGAGGGGCCGCAGGGATTCCGAAAACCTATATCCTGGCGACGAACCCGGCCGCCGAGATCATGGGTTATCCGAGACAGGCCGAACGCGCAAAGCGCGGAGGCGATTGGCGGTTCCGATCCATTGATTGCGGTCATGACACCATGGTCGTGAGGCCGAAGGAAACGGCCGAGCTGCTTGTCGAAGCCGCGACCGCCTGA
- a CDS encoding zinc-dependent alcohol dehydrogenase family protein, which yields MKAYAYVDRIALESLVEIDQPDPAPGEFDIVVAMKAAALNYRDLAIADGDYHIEVRPPLIPVSDGAGEVVAVGKSVRRFRVGDRVCAAYLPDWKDGPIRREAAARRLGGPSSGVLRELMCASEEDFVMAPRHLSFEEAATLPVSSVTAWQSLFVNGSVKPGDNVLVQGTGGVSIAAIQLARSAGARIISVVRNEKHREALQCLGASDVLLSGNPNWHRQVFELTSGIGANVIVNVAGGETVSKSLLAASGAATIHLVGYASGKIITFDIFEAIRRAAKFLVAAAGSRASFEALVRVLELEEIHPLVAQRFPVQNHGEAMDSLRRGGHIGKLVLTFG from the coding sequence ATGAAAGCTTACGCCTACGTCGACCGCATTGCGCTCGAAAGCCTGGTTGAGATTGATCAGCCGGATCCCGCGCCTGGCGAGTTCGACATTGTGGTCGCGATGAAGGCTGCGGCCTTGAACTATCGCGACCTCGCCATCGCCGACGGCGACTATCACATCGAAGTGCGGCCGCCGCTCATTCCAGTGTCGGATGGCGCCGGCGAAGTCGTTGCGGTCGGCAAATCCGTCCGGCGCTTCCGCGTCGGGGACAGGGTGTGTGCCGCCTATCTTCCGGACTGGAAGGATGGTCCGATCCGGCGAGAGGCGGCAGCCCGGCGGCTAGGGGGACCCAGCAGCGGTGTTCTGCGAGAGCTGATGTGCGCGTCCGAGGAGGACTTCGTCATGGCGCCCCGGCATCTTTCGTTCGAAGAGGCCGCAACGCTTCCGGTTTCTTCGGTGACCGCCTGGCAGTCCTTGTTTGTGAATGGATCAGTGAAGCCTGGTGACAACGTACTTGTGCAGGGGACTGGCGGCGTCTCGATTGCAGCGATCCAGCTGGCGCGATCGGCCGGCGCGCGGATCATTTCGGTTGTTCGAAACGAAAAGCACCGGGAAGCCCTGCAATGCCTCGGAGCGTCGGACGTGCTGCTTTCCGGAAACCCAAATTGGCATCGCCAAGTATTTGAGCTCACGAGCGGCATCGGCGCCAACGTCATCGTCAATGTGGCAGGTGGGGAGACAGTGTCTAAAAGTCTGCTGGCCGCTTCTGGCGCAGCGACAATTCACCTCGTCGGATACGCCTCCGGCAAGATAATCACATTCGACATCTTCGAGGCTATTCGCAGAGCTGCGAAATTCCTTGTCGCCGCAGCGGGCAGCCGAGCAAGCTTCGAGGCGCTCGTTAGGGTACTCGAGCTGGAAGAAATTCATCCGTTGGTCGCGCAGCGTTTTCCTGTCCAGAACCACGGGGAGGCGATGGATAGCTTGCGACGGGGCGGGCACATTGGAAAACTCGTCCTGACATTTGGTTGA
- a CDS encoding TetR/AcrR family transcriptional regulator, whose protein sequence is MTEVDGPQSASGKKDARRAEFLEAATEVFFRSGFAGASIDEVITKVGGSKRTIYSYFGNKEQLFATIVEEITARAMAPLAEGSFRRHDLASTLYEVGSRYIDVVMSPEALQLYRTVVGEGARFPGLGKTFFVAGPGRASARLGAVLRENAKKWGLVEGECERLAEHFLGMIRDDLHLQVVLGLRSRPTPAEADAAVRSAVSIFMDGARRDERAS, encoded by the coding sequence TTGACTGAAGTTGATGGTCCTCAGAGTGCTTCCGGGAAAAAGGACGCGCGGCGCGCGGAGTTTCTCGAAGCCGCAACGGAAGTCTTCTTCCGCTCTGGCTTTGCCGGAGCGAGCATTGACGAGGTCATTACGAAGGTCGGAGGGTCCAAGCGGACGATCTATAGCTATTTTGGCAACAAGGAGCAGCTGTTCGCGACGATAGTGGAGGAGATCACGGCTCGCGCCATGGCACCGCTAGCGGAGGGAAGCTTCCGTCGGCACGACCTTGCATCGACTCTTTACGAGGTCGGCAGCCGGTACATTGACGTTGTGATGTCTCCTGAAGCGCTTCAGCTCTATCGCACCGTGGTGGGCGAAGGCGCGCGTTTTCCAGGACTCGGTAAGACCTTCTTCGTTGCGGGGCCAGGGCGGGCGAGCGCAAGGCTTGGAGCTGTCCTTCGCGAGAACGCGAAGAAATGGGGGCTGGTGGAGGGCGAGTGCGAGAGGCTTGCTGAGCACTTCCTCGGGATGATCCGCGACGACCTCCATCTTCAGGTAGTGTTAGGATTGCGGTCTCGTCCCACTCCCGCCGAAGCCGACGCGGCTGTGCGCTCTGCTGTCAGCATTTTCATGGACGGTGCGCGGCGCGATGAGCGAGCTTCGTGA